In the genome of Chrysemys picta bellii isolate R12L10 chromosome 17, ASM1138683v2, whole genome shotgun sequence, one region contains:
- the LOC103307367 gene encoding immunoglobulin superfamily member 1-like isoform X2, with protein MASALTVLLLGSWLSGHSGVWGEPSYPKPNIYLSPSRAVSLGGVVSVWCRGQHRGVQFVLNKERRHFLPVDTDDFEAVFPISNVSREDGGSYSCSYHSRSEPFNVSYPSDPVELVVRDPSLPRPSISLSPTGVTAPGANVTIRCQGQRRDVRFFLHKAGDLNPQRHVDPAGDRAEFHIPTVGWQHGGRYSCSYRPQSEPFVSSEPSDSVKLVVAEPSYPKPNISLSPSGGVSLGGAVNVRCQGQHRGMRFMLNKERRHFPPVDSDGFGAVFPISNVSREDGGSYSCSYHSRSEPFNVSYPSDPMELVVREPGSGRAGKKISPGDKWILRGLVRRRHKPPASKHPCLGESPHQTAPDLTAV; from the exons atgGCGTCTGCTCTCACCGTTCTCCTCCTCG GCTCCTGGCTGTCCGGGCACagcggggtgtggggag agcccagctaccccaaacccaacatctacctgagccccagcagggcgGTCTCCCTGGGGGGCGTCGTGAGCGTCTGGTGTCGGGGGCAGCACCGGGGCGTGCAGTTCGTGCTGAATAAAGAGCGACGCCATTTCCTACCTGTGGATACGGACGACTTTGAGGCTGTGTTTCCCATCAGCAATGTGAGCCGGGAGGATggtgggagctacagctgctcctaTCACAGCAGATCGGAGCCGTTCAACGTGTCGTAccccagcgaccccgtggagctggtggtgagag atcccagcttacccagaccctccatctctctgagccccactggGGTCACCGCCCCAGGGGCAAACGTCACCATCCGGTGTCAGGGGCAGCGCCGGGACGTGAGgttcttcctgcacaaggctggagaCCTGAACCCGCAGCGACACGTGgaccctgctggggacagggccgaGTTCCACATCCCCACCGTGGGCTGGCAGCATGGAGGGAGgtacagctgcagctaccggcCCCAATCAGAGCCCTTCGTCTCCTCAGAGCCCAGCGACTCTGTgaagctggtggtagcag agcccagctacccGAAACCCAACatctccctgagccccagcggGGGGGTCTCCTTGGGGGGAGCTGTGAATGTCCGGTGTCAGGGGCAGCACCGGGGCATGCGGTTCATGCTGAATAAAGAGCGACGCCATTTCCCACCTGTGGATTCGGACGGGTTTGGGGCTGTGTTTCCCATCAGCAACGTGAGCCGGGAGGATggtgggagctacagctgctcctaTCACAGCAGATCGGAGCCGTTCAACGTGTCGTACCCCAGCGACCCCatggagctggtggtgagag AGCCTGGATCCGGCCGTGCAGGGAAGAAAATCTCCCCGGGGGACAAGTGGATTCTCCGTGGGTTGGTGAGACGCCGGCACAAACCCCCTGCCTCCAAACACCCCTGCCTCGGAGAATCCCCCCACCAAACAGCTCCCGACCTGACAGcggtgtga
- the LOC103307367 gene encoding immunoglobulin superfamily member 1-like isoform X3, with translation MASALTVLLLGSWLSGHSGVWGEPSYPKPNIYLSPSRAVSLGGVVSVWCRGQHRGVQFVLNKERRHFLPVDTDDFEAVFPISNVSREDGGSYSCSYHSRSEPFNVSYPSDPVELVVRDPSLPRPSISLSPTGVTAPGANVTIRCQGQRRDVRFFLHKAGDLNPQRHVDPAGDRAEFHIPTVGWQHGGRYSCSYRPQSEPFVSSEPSDSVKLVVAEPSYPKPNISLSPSGGVSLGGAVNVRCQGQHRGMRFMLNKERRHFPPVDSDGFGAVFPISNVSREDGGSYSCSYHSRSEPFNVSYPSDPMELVVRAAPPDFTNANIVRLGLGTAVLLVLGLILAEAYYSRPRGAP, from the exons atgGCGTCTGCTCTCACCGTTCTCCTCCTCG GCTCCTGGCTGTCCGGGCACagcggggtgtggggag agcccagctaccccaaacccaacatctacctgagccccagcagggcgGTCTCCCTGGGGGGCGTCGTGAGCGTCTGGTGTCGGGGGCAGCACCGGGGCGTGCAGTTCGTGCTGAATAAAGAGCGACGCCATTTCCTACCTGTGGATACGGACGACTTTGAGGCTGTGTTTCCCATCAGCAATGTGAGCCGGGAGGATggtgggagctacagctgctcctaTCACAGCAGATCGGAGCCGTTCAACGTGTCGTAccccagcgaccccgtggagctggtggtgagag atcccagcttacccagaccctccatctctctgagccccactggGGTCACCGCCCCAGGGGCAAACGTCACCATCCGGTGTCAGGGGCAGCGCCGGGACGTGAGgttcttcctgcacaaggctggagaCCTGAACCCGCAGCGACACGTGgaccctgctggggacagggccgaGTTCCACATCCCCACCGTGGGCTGGCAGCATGGAGGGAGgtacagctgcagctaccggcCCCAATCAGAGCCCTTCGTCTCCTCAGAGCCCAGCGACTCTGTgaagctggtggtagcag agcccagctacccGAAACCCAACatctccctgagccccagcggGGGGGTCTCCTTGGGGGGAGCTGTGAATGTCCGGTGTCAGGGGCAGCACCGGGGCATGCGGTTCATGCTGAATAAAGAGCGACGCCATTTCCCACCTGTGGATTCGGACGGGTTTGGGGCTGTGTTTCCCATCAGCAACGTGAGCCGGGAGGATggtgggagctacagctgctcctaTCACAGCAGATCGGAGCCGTTCAACGTGTCGTACCCCAGCGACCCCatggagctggtggtgagag cagcccccccagATTTCACCAACGCCAACATCGTCCGTCTGGGGCTGGGTACCGCGGTCCTGCTCGTCCTGGGGCTGATCCTGGCTGAGGCCTATTACAGCCGCCCAAGGGGGGCACCCTAG